The Cellulophaga sp. L1A9 genome window below encodes:
- a CDS encoding response regulator transcription factor produces MKKKDIRILLVDDEPDILEILSYNLSAEGYEVFTAKNGAEGVAKAKKKQPHLIILDVMMPEMDGIEACEIIRNTPGLEETIITFLTARSEDYSQVAGFDAGADDYITKPIKPKVFVSKVKALLRRLKDEEASADDIVKVGNIIINREEYKIVNDGQELVLPRKEFELLSLLTSKPNKVFKREVILDKVWGNEVVVGGRTIDVHIRKLREKIGDDHFKTVKGVGYKFVL; encoded by the coding sequence ATGAAAAAGAAGGACATTAGAATATTATTGGTAGATGATGAACCAGATATTCTTGAGATTTTAAGTTACAACTTAAGCGCAGAAGGCTATGAAGTATTTACGGCTAAAAATGGAGCGGAAGGAGTAGCTAAGGCAAAAAAGAAACAGCCACATTTGATCATACTAGATGTCATGATGCCAGAAATGGATGGTATAGAAGCTTGTGAAATTATTAGAAATACGCCAGGTTTAGAAGAGACTATTATTACTTTTTTAACGGCACGTAGTGAAGATTATTCTCAAGTTGCTGGTTTTGATGCTGGTGCAGATGACTATATTACCAAACCTATAAAGCCAAAAGTATTTGTGAGTAAGGTAAAAGCTTTGTTAAGACGCTTAAAAGATGAAGAAGCTTCGGCTGATGATATTGTAAAAGTGGGTAACATCATCATTAATCGGGAAGAATATAAGATTGTCAATGACGGTCAAGAGCTTGTTCTGCCAAGAAAAGAATTTGAATTGTTGTCCTTGCTTACTTCCAAGCCTAATAAAGTATTTAAAAGAGAAGTTATCTTAGATAAAGTTTGGGGTAATGAAGTTGTTGTTGGTGGTAGAACTATTGATGTTCATATTAGAAAACTTCGTGAAAAAATTGGAGATGATCACTTTAAAACCGTAAAAGGAGTAGGGTATAAGTTTGTGTTATAA